A stretch of the Odontesthes bonariensis isolate fOdoBon6 chromosome 5, fOdoBon6.hap1, whole genome shotgun sequence genome encodes the following:
- the LOC142380018 gene encoding RLA class II histocompatibility antigen, DP alpha-1 chain-like yields MSTEKMKTCRSHLRRSALIILMFSSFCASSQIAHEITYVVGCFSNGSTEVQLEFDSEEVFYVDFERKEVEFTGPQFVEGNLSEIFKDMHIYRNAGKNKNACTGILAYCTTEEKHPPEERDPPESIIYTAEEIEPGVENSLICFVNHFYPPFIKFSWTKNGHPVSEGVSTSRYYPNPDQTFHQFSTLTFTPSETDMYSCTVEHVALQRPQTRIWEPDFSHQSMEHDVFLGVAVSLGVLSFAAGIFLIVKARQMNSFSGS; encoded by the exons atgtCGACCGAAAAGATGAAGACCTGCCGCTCACACTTGAGGCGCTCCGCACTCATAATTCTGATGTTCAGCAGCTTCTGTGCCTCCTCACAAA tTGCACATGAAATTACTTATGTTGTGGGCTGCTTTAGTAACGGCTCAACCGAGGTGCAGTTAGAGTTTGATTCTGAAGAAGTGTTTTACGTGGATTTTGAAAGAAAGGAGGTTGAATTCACCGGGCCTCAATTTGTGGAGGGTAACCTAAGTGAAATATTTAAGGATATGCATATATATCGTAATGCCGGGAAAAACAAGAACGCATGCACAGGGATTTTGGCATACTGCACCACGGAGGAAAAACATCCACCAGAGGAGAGAG ACCCTCCTGAGAGCATCATCTACACTGCAGAAGAAATCGAGCCGGGGGTAGAAAACAGCCTCATCTGTTTTGTGAATCATTTCTACCCACCTTTCATCAAGTTCAGTTGGACCAAAAATGGCCATCCGGTGTCAGAGGGGGTGTCAACCAGCCGATATTATCCCAATCCAGACCAAACCTTCCACCAGTTCTCGACCCTGACGTTCACTCCGAGTGAGACGGACATGTACAGCTGCACCGTGGAACATGTCGCGCTGCAGAGGCCTCAAACCAGAATCTGGG AACCTGACTTCAGTCATCAAAGTATGGAACATGATGTTTTTCTTGGAGTGGCTGTGTCTCTGGGCGTGTTGAGCTTCGCAGCCGGAATATTTTTAATAGTCAAGGCACGCCAAATGAATTCATTCTCTGGTTCTTAA
- the LOC142380017 gene encoding H-2 class II histocompatibility antigen, E-S beta chain-like: protein MSHGHSFFIFLELFLVFSSDGALYGHFLMHCQFSSYDGHDAVYLEQFYFNKKLEGQYNSTLGKMVGYTKKAKELADMLNKLPDFMEHEIWKTNLCKRNCPLAYDGLLKPVEPYVWLRPAKAAVTKHPLTLMCSVYDFYPKLIRVTWLRDGEEATSDVTSTDELPSGNWLYQLHSYLEFTPKPGEKITCMVEHASLKEPKLYDWEPEPEPDLRMTKIAVGSAGLMLGLLFSVTGLIYFKKRTTGRVVVPTTEVLYPEETL from the exons ATGTCTCATGGTCACAGCTTCTTCATTTTCCTCGAGCTGTTTCTGGTGTTTTCATCGGACG GTGCTCTCTATGGTCACTTTTTGATGCATTGCCAGTTTAGCTCCTATGATGGTCACGATGCTGTGTACCTGGAGCAGTTCTACTTCAACAAGAAGCTGGAAGGCCAGTACAACAGCACTTTGGGAAAAATGGTCGGATacacaaagaaagcaaaagaattAGCAGATATGCTCAACAAGTTACCAGATTTTATGGAACATGAGATATGGAAAACAAATCTTTGCAAAAGAAACTGTCCACTGGCATATGATGGCCTACTGAAGCCAG TGGAGCCCTATGTATGGCTGAGGCCTGCTAAGGCAGCGGTCACCAAACATCCGCTCACGCTCATGTGCAGCGTGTACGACTTTTACCCCAAACTAATCAGGGTGACATGGCTGAGAGACGGAGAGGAGGCGACATCTGATGTGACCTCCACTGACGAACTGCCCAGTGGGAACTGGCTCTACCAACTCCACTCCTATCTGGAGTTTACACCCAAACCTGGAGAGAAAATCACCTGTATGGTGGAGCATGCCAGCCTCAAGGAGCCCAAACTTTATGACTGGG agccagagccagagcctgACTTAAGGATGACTAAGATCGCTGTCGGTTCAGCCGGGCTGATGCTGGGTCTGCTGTTTTCAGTAACTGGGCTCATTTACTTCAAGAAGAGAACGACCG GGCGGGTGGTGGTGCCAACAACAGAG GTTTTGTATCCTGAGGAAACACTTTAA
- the LOC142380019 gene encoding H-2 class II histocompatibility antigen, A-Q alpha chain-like, which produces MKHSAAIILIVNSFCVFSQIPHEITYFVGCFVNGTTEIQFEFDGELMLYIDFQREEVVYTVPTFIDPDPGQVLVGLSILRDAFDNKGWCSTLTHVAKVEEKYPPEERDPPESMIFSAREVEPGVENSLICFVNDFYPPSIKVSWTKNGRPVSEGVSLSQYLPNNDQTFRQFSTLTFTPSEGDIYSCTVEHSALDTPKTRIWEAEFIKTDQSLGPDIFCGVGLGLGLLGVATGTFFIVKGCNAQ; this is translated from the exons ATGAAGCACTCGGCTGCCATAATCCTGATTGTCAACTCCTTCTGTGTCTTCTCACAAA TTCCTCATGAAATTACCTACTTTGTGGGCTGCTTTGTGAATGGCACAACTGAGATACAGTTTGAGTTTGATGGCGAGTTGATGTTATACATTGATTTCCAAAGAGAAGAGGTCGTGTACACTGTGCCCACTTTTATTGATCCTGATCCTGGTCAAGTTTTGGTGGGTTTAAGTATCCTAAGAGATGCTTTTGATAACAAGGGATGGTGTTCAACACTAACACATGTAGCTAAAGTGGAAGAGAAATATCCGCCCGAAGAAAgag ATCCTCCGGAGAGCATGATTTTCTCCGCAAGAGAGGTAGAACCAGGTGTAGAGAACAGCCTCATCTGCTTTGTGAATGATTTCTACCCACCTTCCATCAAAGTCAGCTGGACAAAAAATGGCCGACCGGTGTCAGAGGGGGTGTCACTCAGTCAATATCTTCCCAATAATGATCAAACCTTTCGCCAGTTCTCAACCCTGACGTTCACGCCGAGCGAGGGGGACATTTACAGCTGCACCGTGGAGCATTCAGCCCTGGACACACCCAAAACAAGAATCTGGG AAGCTGAATTCATCAAAACGGATCAAAGTCTTGGACCGGATATTTTCTGTGGAGTGGGCCTGGGTCTGGGTTTGCTGGGAGTCGCAACTGGAACATTTTTCATTGTCAAGGGATGCAATGCACAGTAA
- the fam171a1 gene encoding protein FAM171A1, with product MMWAVDWSRTYVIVLCLLGYLVSKAATKTSLEDAVTQEVTLKVHLSDASTHQPLTGATIQLFANHTSVTTETSSADGNVYLRFPYRLGTPLVVTATKQGYVPNSVPWTPSRLPVFSSISLDLLPERAATLMVYEDVVEIVSSLQGLRLQPSVHFQRRALSLPSNTSYTNLTALLTVTSSSSHIQHFPHLQILGSNGTGAEKKFELTPVAAISVHLLASDGVELQVNGPITVSVPLPADCGLKENDHIPAWRFDPRLGAWIKSSWGHVQKEGTRLILTYIAPQLGYWVAAMSPLHSGPVVARDISTYHTVFLLAILGGMALILLCLLCLLLYYCRRRCLKPRGSHRKLTLSSGLDNSKRDQATSMSHLNLISNEVQLELVSTATEPDMTTPMLKPSSYEHQDNQRQHSLIHHSKHSRSSLGNSHHGSSLGNLTPRSRDYRQSAETFQLKPALSSGTERGYRQSYTSVCSSSNQISEALSSSNHGQVSATQLSSVGIIDCISPPHSPIRGEGGECRAPDHLLSRSVDHLERPNPQSLSRSGQLLCCGSVDLLSGGEGYSRVRPTLVIPAHYMRLPGEHPLSGQALLLQADQQSDLETIQAELNASHSQQPLGQTPTDCTPGPTKQSNREGLGLSESLSIPAALGETGLVEINREDTLLAEKTLMELRGGKPLPHPRAWFVSLDGRSNAHIRHSYIDLQRAGCHSTQNSGGQQDNDSTGRHGNGNDASLDSGVDLNEPRVGRRGRDTEREDREVEKGRTKGATPAMAYTQLVYVDDLDGGGNEEEEKWSPQDSKTEPTLSDKAEDDRGDQGQGDVEGKTPEGVQIQEEPPSLSPTSPASPPPPPTPERVTFRTDHALLSVSPDDDAAHEDGEEEKKSPWQRREERPLLAFNLK from the exons ATGATGTGGGCTGTGGACTGGAGCAGGACCTATGTGATTGTACTCTGCCTTTTGGGATACCTCGTCTCCAAAGCTGCCACCAAAACGTCACTGGAGGACGCGGTCACACAAg AGGTGACTCTGAAGGTTCACCTGAGCGACGCCAGCACTCACCAGCCCCTGACAGGAGCCACCATACAGCTCTTTGCCAACCACACGTCTGTAACCACGGAAACCTCATCAGCTGATGGAAACGTCTACCTGCGCTTTCCCTACCGCCTTGGGACACCGCTGGTAGTCACTGCAACCAAACAGGGATATGTGCCAAACTCTGTTCCCTGGACACCCTCCAGATTACCTG TATTTTCCTCCATCAGTTTGGACCTACTTCCAGAAAGAGCTGCTACCCTGATGGTGTATGAGGATGTTGTTGAGATTGTGTCAAGCCTACAAG GTTTAAGACTCCAGCCCAGTGTTCATTTCCAGCGCAGAGCTCTTAGTCTTCCTTCCAACACATCTTACACCAACCTGACCGCTCTGCTCACCGTTACAAGCTCCTCCTCACACATCCAGCATTTTCCCCACCTGCAGATTCTTGGCAGCAACGGCACAG GCGCGGAGAAGAAGTTTGAGTTGACTCCTGTGGCGGCCATCTCGGTTCATCTTTTGGCGAGCGATGGAGTGGAGCTGCAGGTGAACGGGCCAATCACAGTCTCCGTGCCCCTGCCAGCTGACTGTGGCCTTAAGGAAAATGATCACATCCCTGCTTGGAGATTTGACCCACGCTTAG GCGCCTGGATAAAAAGCAGTTGGGGTCACGTGCAGAAGGAGGGAACCCGGCTCATCCTGACGTACATTGCTCCCCAGCTGGGGTATTGGGTGGCCGCCATGTCCCCTCTACACTCAG GTCCAGTGGTTGCGAGGGACATCAGCACATACCACACTGTGTTTCTGTTGGCCATACTGGGAGGCATGGCTCTCATCCTGCTCTGCCTGCTGTGCCTCCTGTTGTACTACTGCAG GCGTCGCTGTTTGAAGCCACGAGGGTCTCATCGCAAGCTCACTCTGTCTTCTGGTCTGGACAACAGTAAGAGGGATCAGGCCACCTCCATGTCCCACCTGAACCTCATCAGCAACGAG gTGCAGCTGGAACTTGTTTCCACAGCAACTGAACCTGACATGACCACTCCAATGCTGAAGCCGTCCTCATATGAGCATCAAGACAATCAGCGTCAACACAGTCTAATCCATCACAGCAAACACAGCCGTTCATCTCTTGGCAACAGCCACCATGGCTCCTCCCTTGGCAATCTGACGCCTCGCAGCAGAGACTACCGACAGTCCGCAGAGACTTTCCAGTTGAAGCCTGCCCTCTCGTCTGGGACAGAAAGGGGCTACCGTCAATCCTACACCTCTGTCTGCTCATCCAGCAACCAGATTTCAGAGGCGCTGTCATCTTCCAATCACGGTCAGGTGTCTGCTACACAGCTGAGCAGTGTTGGGATTATTGATTGCATCTCTCCTCCTCACTCCCCCATCAGGGGGGAGGGAGGTGAGTGCAGGGCTCCTGACCACCTCTTGTCCCGCTCTGTTGACCACCTGGAGCGTCCCAACCCCCAGTCTCTTTCTCGGTCGGGCCAGCTGCTCTGCTGTGGCTCCGTGGATCTGCTGAGCGGAGGAGAGGGCTACTCGAGAGTGCGTCCCACTCTGGTGATCCCAGCACACTACATGCGCCTTCCCGGGGAGCACCCTCTGTCTGGTCAGGCCTTGCTGCTGCAGGCTGACCAGCAGAGTGACTTAGAGACCATCCAGGCCGAGCTCAATGCCTCACACTCTCAGCAGCCGCTGGGGCAAACCCCCACCGACTGCACCCCAGGTCCCACAAAGCAGAGTAACAGAGAAGGTCTGGGCTTGTCAGAGTCTCTGTCTATTCCAGCAGCACTTGGAGAAACGGGTCTCGTGGAAATAAACAGAGAGGACACCTTGTTGGCTGAAAAGACTTTAATGGAACTCAGAGGAGGGAAACCTTTGCCTCACCCACGAGCTTGGTTTGTCTCATTGGATGGACGCTCCAATGCTCATATCCGACACTCGTACATCGACCTCCAGCGGGCCGGTTGCCACAGCACACAGAATTCAGGAGGTCAGCAAGATAATGACAGCACCGGGAGGCATGGCAACGGCAACGATGCCAGTCTGGACTCCGGTGTGGACCTAAACGAGCCAAGAGTTGGGCGCAGGGGGAGAGACACAGAGCGGGAGGACAGAGAGGTTGAGAAAGGCCGAACAAAAGGTGCAACACCTGCCATGGCCTACACTCAGCTGGTGTATGTGGATGATCTGGATGGGGGAGGcaatgaggaggaggagaagtggAGCCCCCAAGATAGCAAAACAGAGCCCACCCTATCAGACAAAGCAGAGGATGACAGAGGGGATCAGGGGCAGGGGGATGTGGAGGGCAAAACACCTGAGGGAGTACAAATACAAGAGGAGCCGCCCTCACTTTCCCCAACATCTCcggcttctcctcctcctccaccaacaCCAGA